One genomic segment of Lytechinus pictus isolate F3 Inbred chromosome 18, Lp3.0, whole genome shotgun sequence includes these proteins:
- the LOC129282145 gene encoding cytochrome P450 2F5-like — MSTELIPTSYLTTTVLMCVIGYLVVKFLRRKRYKLPPGPKGLPILGSYLTLTSGKYDQRELLNKWAKEYGDIYMFSLFGSRFVILNSYELVKEAFQSADFNDRAPILPCNRALNRPNTGLGLISASEGHQWKEQRNFVSANLRNVRQSNNNFEDLVAAQGEKLIKKFTNQGDSFFDPVTDIYVTVSNVTTKIVFGKTYNYDDEEFIDMTRKVKGVFDWMGPGSFFYHVPFLAYLPMKINKLGDTAVKGMFDFLEKEVHRHRQSYHPRDEPKDLIESFFQEQAKKKAKADGVGSFTDECLKQLLWDLLMGGVETVSNSLSWYFLFMAQYPDAQAKVQAELDEVVGRDRLPSLSDRKSLPITESTSVECYRFCRLLNVQIPHRTRCDKKLGGYDIPKGTNVGTNSGWLSSSPSLWKRCDEFVPDRFIDKDTGLFDSKLEAGLAEFGFGRRLCPGEQLARTQLFVIFTYILHRFTLRLPEGTPISRDGIDSLTHHPKPYKIKAIPRP, encoded by the exons ATGAGTACCGAGTTGATACCAACGTCGTATTTGACTACGACGGTCTTGATGTGCGTCATAGGCTACCTCGTAGTTAAATTCCTACGTCGTAAGCGATACAAGCTTCCGCCTGGTCCTAAAGGTTTGCCGATCCTCGGATCCTACCTGACCCTTACATCAGGAAAGTATGACCAGCGAGAACTTCTGAACAAGTGGGCCAAAGAATATGGGGATATTTACATGTTCAGCCTATTTGGTTCCCGATTTGTCATTCTGAACAGCTACGAGCTTGTTAAGGAGGCGTTCCAGAGTGCAGACTTCAACGATCGAGCCCCTATTCTACCGTGCAACAGAGCTCTAAATAGGCCCAATACAG GGCTTGGCTTAATCTCAGCAAGTGAAGGCCATCAATGGAAAGAACAACGCAACTTTGTGTCAGCAAATCTCCGGAATGTAAGACAAAGTAACAACAATTTTGAAGATCTGGTTGCAGCTCAGGGAGAGAAACTCATCAAGAAATTCACCAATCAAGGAGACTCCTTCTTCGACCCAGTCACCGATATCTACGTCACAGTCTCCAACGTCACCACCAAGATTGTCTTCGGGAAGAcctacaattatgatgatgaggagTTCATCGACATGACCAGAAAAGTCAAGGGGGTCTTTGACTGGATGGGTCCGGGGTCGTTCTTCTACCATGTTCCGTTCCTGGCCTACTTGCCGATGAAGATCAACAAACTGGGAGACACCGCTGTCAAAGGTATGTTCGACTTCCTGGAGAAGGAAGTGCATAGACATCGTCAATCCTACCACCCTAGAGATGAGCCGAAAGATTTAATAGAATCCTTCTTCCAGGAACAGGCGAAGAAAAAAGCAAAG GCTGATGGCGTTGGGTCTTTTACTGATGAATGCCTGAAGCAGTTATTATGGGACCTGCTGATGGGAGGGGTCGAAACGGTTTCTAACAGTCTCTCttggtattttcttttcatgGCCCAATATCCAGATGCACAG GCCAAAGTCCAAGCTGAGCTCGACGAGGTTGTTGGTCGTGATCGCCTCCCATCTCTCTCCGACCGCAAGAGTCTCCCAATCACAGAATCAACCAGTGTGGAGTGCTATCGCTTCTGCCGCCTCCTAAATGTTCAAATACCACACCGCACTCGCTGCGACAAGAAGCTTGGAGGCTACGACATCCCGAAAGGAACGAACGTCGGTACAAACTCTGGCTGGTTGTCGTCATCACCTTCTCTTTGGAAGAGATGCGATGAGTTTGTTCCTGATAGGTTTATCGACAAGGACACTGGATTGTTTGATAGCAAATTGGAAGCTGGGTTGGCTGAATTTGGATTTG GTCGGCGATTGTGCCCAGGGGAACAGTTAGCTCGTACACAATTGTTTGTGATCTTCACTTACATCCTCCATCGTTTTACCTTGCGTCTTCCCGAGGGTACGCCTATATCCCGGGATGGAATCGACAGTCTCACCCATCACCCCAAGCCTTACAAGATCAAGGCAATTCCTCGACCATAG